GTTGACAGGCACCGCCCCAAAAAACGGCCGTTTTTCGAGATTGGAAATTTCGGGAGAGGATCCAGCAATGAGAGTTTATTATATAGTATATTCGTTAGTCCAGTTCCGTTTAGCCAACCAACGGTAGGCGGATAAACGGAATAACTCCTTATATACCGTAGTTGGCAAACATTTAATACGTGAATAAATCTCTATTAATCTTATTTGTCTTCTTGTCCTTCTCTGCATATGGCCAGATACAAATAAAAACTCCTGAATACGCTATGACTAAGTTTGAAGAATTTAAAAAGAAGGAAAAGTTCGTGGAGGAAAGCGCATCCTTCTATACAGGAGTTGCAGACCCTAAGATACGCTCCGTACTGGCAGAAAAAATAAATAAAGCAGCAGACGATTTCAGGGCTGTAGCGGAGAGTGGAAATCCGACAGACAAAAAATATCAGGACATGATAGAAATTGGTCTTTCAAGATTCTCTGATGTGAAAATGGACTTGGATACAGAAGACAGAGAAAGGGTTTGTGGCTATTTTGAAGAACTCATGGACATGGTGGGACTTGAAAGCTCTGGCGGTCACTTGATGATGTTCATGTATGGGTTTAGCCTTCCAGAATCATCCTAATCAGAAGAATAAAAACACTTGCCAACCAAGTATAGCAGTCATGCTTCGGCTGACGCCTCGCAATCTGCTATACCAGCACGTTACTTGTAATCAATAGAAATGCGCATCTTGACGTTACTTTTACTGGTTATCTCAGCTTTAGCATGTAGAAAAGTGCCAGAAAGCATAGACCAAAAAATTTTCAGTAGGATAGAGTATGTCTACAGCCTAAAACCAACTATTGCAAGCGACATCTGGCCTGATTTTAATAAAAGCCGGTACGATGTGCCTTTAATTTACTACACAGATACTTCCTCTCTTGTAGCTAACCCTACGAAGCGCTTCTTGAATTCATATAACCCAAAGCTTGTTTACCAGAATGGGGGCATCAGGATTTACAAGGTGTCTGAACGTATTGACAATATACCATTTCACATGGCAACAGGCTTCACAATGGGCGATTCATCTGCCTATGATAATTATACTCCGTTTGTGCACAGTAGTGGCTATGAAGAGACTCGCAAAGTAGTTCAAGATATTTCATCAACTGAGGAATGGGTAACAATGGTAATTCATGAATACTTTCACGGCTTTCAATACAAACACGATGAGTACCTTCGGTCATTGGCTCAAAATATCTTTTCTGTTCCACAGGACAGCTTGCGTGACATCTACAGGAACAACGAATGGTTTAAAGAAAAAGTAGATAGGGAGAATGAGCTACTGTTACTTGCCTTAGAGACTGAGAGCAGAACAAAGATTGACAGCCTCATCTCTACCTTTCTTAAGCTAAGGAAGCAGCGAAGGAAAGAAACAAAGCAGAGACTTGGGTTCGACATAGAAAGCTACGAGAAGACATATGAGACAATGGAAGGCACTGCCAGGTACGTAGAGCAAAAGCTCTATGAAAGGTTCTCTGATAAGTTGCCTGATTCAAAACTCATAAGTTCAGACACATCCTACCATTCCTATAGTTATTTCAAAGACTATGAGTTAGACAAAGAAGAGTGGCTTTACCTGCCTTCCAAGTCGGCTGTATACTATTATGCCACCGGCTTCAACATGGCCAGATTATTAGATAAGCTTAAGGTAAAATACAAGGAAAGGCTGTTTAACGAAGGAGAGCTTTCTATGGAAGAAATAGTCAAAACACTATAAAAAAAACAACAGGTAACATTGTATAAAAAACATGCTTTGGCCGACGGCCTCGCACGTCTTTTATACGAGGCCGTAACCGCCTTCCGCATTTGTATCAAAAAACCCTCCTTTTTCCGAGACAACAGCAAGCAAGAACAAGCAGGAGCAAGCGGAAGCAATACCGGGGCTGACCTTCAAAACCTGTAGCGGGGAAACTACGGCTGGGACAGCTGCTTTGTACCGCTGTCCCAGCGTCCCGTCTTAGCGGCAGACGACGGCTGCTGCCTTAAAGCTGCACTCCGCCTTGACCTAACTCTATTCAACATAAAAGCAGTTATGGAAAAAACCCCTTTCAGAGTATTCTGATCGGGGCTTTTTTACAAC
The nucleotide sequence above comes from Pontibacter akesuensis. Encoded proteins:
- a CDS encoding DUF4844 domain-containing protein; amino-acid sequence: MTKFEEFKKKEKFVEESASFYTGVADPKIRSVLAEKINKAADDFRAVAESGNPTDKKYQDMIEIGLSRFSDVKMDLDTEDRERVCGYFEELMDMVGLESSGGHLMMFMYGFSLPESS